The Castanea sativa cultivar Marrone di Chiusa Pesio chromosome 4, ASM4071231v1 sequence aagcaaaaagaatggCCTGAAAGAGGAAAGACCCACAATCAGGCAAAGCCCAACCCCTAAGGGAGCAAGCTATAAAGAAATCAGGATATAGCCCATGCCATAAGAAGTTAAGGACAAATGGCAGAATGAGCAGGCAAACCTTCAAATCGTGGCAAACGCATAGGCAGTAGGCCGATTTTGGACGAGCATGAAAGTGAGGTACGTGCAAGGCCCAGACACCACCAGCTTGTACCCATCCAATACAagaagtggtgggtcatgggtcagaggtaagagggcatggtctcGCGATGGGGAAAGGGAAAAAACCTATTTTGAGGTTCTTGCTCAGGTTCTTTTGGGGGAAGTGTCCTACTGGGATGGCATATCGCCCAAAAGAAGCAAgactgagttggaaccactaggtgcatgccgcgagggacaaagagagagagcactCATGCCGTGGCAGGTAAGAATGTCAcggcaagcaaacaaacaaacaaacaaaatactCATCTTTGTTTGGTGATGTGGAGTGGTGTGGCCAGCTCAAGTAAATGGTGCTGGCTGGGCGACTGACCAACTAGTAATGGTCggcaaggacacccacaccagacaaagatagttaaaggctaaaatggtaaaagctaGTCGCGGCAGGCATTATATAAAGAACCCTTACTGTGCACAAAAGAGGACGACAACAATAACCTCTAGGGAGAGAATCACAATAACTAAGCAAACACCAAGAGATAAAAAcgaagggaaaagaaagaaagaaccgGAGAGAacaggaaaaacaaaaagagagagaatagaatGGCAGACATGCACCAAATAGGttaattcctctctctctctccctctccgacCCATGCGCTCTGCTAAAGGCAAGAGACTTCTTTGAGAACAAGTCATTTAGGTCCGTTCcctcaaagcagttaatttcttcCTAGAGAGATTATTTGCATTGAGGAAATGGCTTCCTTCTCAACTTAGACCCCGTAACATAACTTGACATGGCAAACTGATATTTCCCTTTGATTTAATAAGCTCATTACTACCTCTCCtgtgtttatttttgttactattttaTAGAACATGCATTCCTTGTAATGACCCATTATTTACTTTTGTCTTAATAGTAAACGAatctcttttattatttgtaTTATATTTGCCTGTCGTAATGACTATAACAGTTCTGCCTGCCACGGGCATGCAGTCAAAAATCTTAGCAAACggggcatagtttgtgcacaagtcGAACCAAGGGTTGCAATTAGACCGGTTCCAACTCCCTGATCCAGAACACCTTAGGCCTAGCACGGCAGGAGGCAGTCCAGCCCAATTACTACAAAAAAATGCCCACCACATTCAAGCTTAAAATTCATCAACATTAGTCCATGCAAAgctgtgtaaaaatatataattactaCGGTAACCGTATAAATTTACACTAGCACTGttcattttgcattttgttttttactcttcttttaTGTATCCCAAGGATGAAGGAATTAAGAGAGCAGATGATAAATATTGTTGTGTATTTTTAAGgtcatattttatttgtattggctaattctttgacaaaatacactttacttatGTTTCGGTAGATCTAAATTGGTTTAATGCATCAACAAGTGTGTGAAGTTTACTTTACAAGTGGtatcattaaagacatgaagaatgatctaagaaacaagtgaaaaaaaaatttgtttcattaaaactcgacactAGCATCTTTCAAGGATTAATAAAGAAGCTCAACACAAGCTTGATCTATCGAGACTTACAAATTCAGAATTCTTAGATCTGAATTTTGGCCCATGGTCACTTAaatgattagggtttctctctctacaaCCCTAGTCATATAAAAAGCTTATTTTAAAAAGTCATCATGTACGGAAACAGAGACTTAGAACTTATATGCTCTTTAAGAAACTACTGCGTTtatgcgccttagggttttgcaACAAAGTGTTTCCTGATCTTCAATGTCtttgaagtgaagaactttgcagccagtAACAGTCATTCAAGTTATtagagttagtcacatattggtATTCATGTATGCTAAGAAATCTattacaagatcaagtccaattaggtattggagtGAAGGTTCAAATGTAAGTAGGTATTTTGGGATAGACTattctttatacttgtaactgtttaattgttgattagtggattcttgggaatGGTAACATAAAATTCACCTGATGAAGTTTTTGTCTTGTAagaggttttccctatttgtcaacaaatcatcgtgtcaatttaatttccgctgtacttagtttatttgataatttgttagTGCTTCCATGATTTGCAtataatttgacctaattaatcaacttgggaattaaattaattaattagatcaatttACAACCCAACATGTATgaagaaagagaataaaattaataaaatatagtgtaaaacaaataatatGATATTAGGTGTTTTGAAAAgcaagtataaaataaaaaaattaggttcttatgctaaaatatacataaatttttgcACGAGCTAATGTGAATTCTTTTTGCTTTGATTATAATCAACGACACTAAGGATTATTGTTATGGAGTACTGCACACAcgcatgagagagagaaagagagtgaaaccatgATATATAATGCACCCAACAGCCAATaatgctttcttttcttgggattattcatcaacaatgaaaggGTATAAACATAAAAGTTGTACATGGTACATAACAACAAGGATTGGGGAGGAGTTTCCCCTATTTGACATCGAACTAGACCAACTTAATTGAAGATAGACCGAACCACGAACAAATGGCCGGAGAAGCTTCCCTATTTTAACATATCTAACTAGAAGAACTGAACAACAATACAACAATAGTGGCATGGGCTTAACCCCATCAATTACCTTGCCACAACAATGTAATATTTCCGTTTGTcgataagtcatatatatatatatggtttaaaCAGAAGAAATGTTTACAAGAAGTTAGTTCTCGCACTTTAAGATTGCTTCACCACATGGAGTCCATATTGAATGGTTGCTCCGATTGCTGTTGTTGCACAGATTCTAAAACCTTAGAGGAAGAAGCTTgcaaatttgaacttaaatgTTCACTTCCAAAGTGAGAAAACCCTTGTGGCATATACGAGTAATCTGTACTTGTAGGTGTAGCGTCTCTTGGTTGATAATTTCTCAGTTGTAATGCCTTGAGAAGCAAGGAATTCACGGAAAGGCCAGAGCTTAGCAAGCTTGAAGGCCATGAGAGTGATGGAAGACTGGCCGCGGCTGCTTCCCTTACTGCAGCCCAATTGTTCATGTTCAAGTTCATGTTCATGTTAATATTATTGTTGTCACTATTGTAACTATGTGGTGATATGTTACTGAACCCACTTGATGAATTTGCAATGTTATTCAAATTTGGTAACTCAACGTCTCCAAACTCGTTTACTATAGAGTTTGTGTCGCAAGGAGACTCAAGCGATGGCAGCGATGATGGTGTCTGCTGTGGTTTTTTCACTGCACTTTTTTGGAAAACCCTACAAACCACCCATTCTTcctggaagaaaaagaaagcccaaaaatCCATCAAGAATTGCAAAATAAGGGATTTAAGATGTTAGTATTGAAAGTTTTGTGCATTTGGTTACCTTTGAGGATTTGAAAGGATGCTTGTTTTCTAGCCTGTATTCATGCATAACCCAATTGCTTTTCTCACCCCTAGGAGCTCTTCCCTTGTAAAACACTAGGGTTTTCTTCATCCCAACTAGCACTCCAGCACGAAATATTTCCTTGTCCTTCCCAGTGGTTTTCCAATAGCCTGCTTCAGTGGCTCGGTTGGTTCGAAGACCTGTCGGGTATTTTCGGTCTCTCATGCTGAAAAAGTACCATTCTTTTTCGCCCATGGAAGCCTTGCCTGAACCACATAAAGTGATTTaacattagtattttttttttttgaaagaatttaaCATTAGTATTTGATTTGTTCTCTTTACATTGAATCATTGATATAGGATCTTAGAAGTTaattgtttaataaattttaccAGAATCatatttgaacatttttttactttcaggattcatttataattttatactaaGATGGACTCGAAATTCATTagtgggtttgtttggatagagGCGTTTAAAGACaatgatttgaatttaaattttttattaaaatgactTAAAAgagtgaaatttaaaaatatatatatatatatatatatatatatattattacttaaATTTATAGAGGAATTTGAGCTTCATAATATGtgaatttaaaatattaggTTTGTATAAGATATcaattcaaatatataaatcataagttttttgtttcagtaataatttcaaaattcatagaTCATGTGTTGTTAAATTATTATACAACAATTTATACAAATAATTATTCTTCAAACCTCTTAATGTTTCCtcaaatccaaacacaacctaggaaaaattggaaaagtggAGGACCCTAATTCTACAATATGGCTCATCGTGTATCGTCAATGGAAATATTAAAGAAACTATTCATTCACATAAAAGTCAACTTTAGCAATAACATAGGAAGAATATGTCATTTGTATGGAAGTAAAGATCACCAGAAAGTTGTAGGTTACATTGTGTATGAATTTTGTAAGTTGTGTCTTAATAAGACTAATTCATAAACCACAACAACCATTTTAATTATGCCCatcaaatttattatgaatagaACATGTTGATAACTAAGGAGCTAGACGAAGAAAACAATTGTCATGATCAAGAAAGggaaaatttaaagaaagaatttgTTTGGAATTAAAGACATATCAACTTTTCCCTTTTGCAAACTTTAAATTGTtcattttagagaaaaaaaaaatctgaaaaaggTAGtcacaaattaataaaatccatGAAGTTATGAAACTTTACAAAGTAACGATATTTTGACAGAAAAACTAAACATGTGAACCTAAACAACATTAAACTATGttaaaaaaaggtgaaaattaTAAAGGCTGAAATAATTAAACATGTCAATGatagatgaagaaaaataatCTAACATTCAGACTACCTGGGAGGTCCCAAGGTTCACACTTGTTGAGATCAACAACGGCTATGGCTTTTGACGTGAAACTAAGATCAGAAACCTTGCGAGTTAGATAATACGTAATGAGCTCTTCATCTGTGGGGTGGAATCTGAAGCCAGGAGGAAGACTTTCCTCCATATATGATCTTTAGTATTTGGAAGCCAAATGGTGAGGCTTTAGATTCTTGTGGCTAAAGAgtacgatgatgatgatgctcttaaaaagaaatatagCTCGATAACATCACCAACATGAGGTTTTAATGGTGGGTACTTAATGTGTTCTATAATCTCACACTTGAAGAAGAAGCTGCCATAGTTAGtctttttttaagttgttaattaCAGCTAACACGTTGACAAAATGATGGAGGCATGGAAGTTACGTGGCTTCTTACacatgtgtgtgggtgtgtatTTCCTTAATCGTCACTAGGGTTGTAGAATTATTACTCAATTACCAAACGTACTTGTCTCATTGACTGAGCAACAATTCAATTATTTCAAAAAAGTGGGTCAGAAAAAGTTGTGCCAATTACATATAAaccttaaaaattttgtagtggaTATGAGTGGCAATTTGTGCACGAGGGTTGAGTCTATATTACAACAGTTTTGAAATACTAATTCTCTGTGTCTTTCTATGATCCTGTCCAACCACCTTCACCCATTTCTAACCACCGAAACTCTAATCTCTCACCATACTCCAATGGGAACGTAAAGCTTCAAACCTTACAATTTCCTTAATTCAATACagtatattaattaattttttgctaCTTGGCGGCATTCACCGTCatttctgtctctctctctctctctctctctcaatgtgaCCGACGTGGGACTGTTCATATATTATTGTTTATGTTCTTCCATTTCGtttataaattgtttttaaagTCATTCCAAAGTagacaacatatatataataattaattactgTCGctttaattcaatttattatcATAATCAATGTTTCTCGCTAAAACTTCTTTGCAAGATACACATTTTTCTTTGGTGTTGATTGAGTCTATATAATGACCAatcatttgataatttttagaTAAGATTAAACtcataaatataacaaaatattggCATAGAATAATTTGATGATTGACACTCAAGACCTGGCATTAGGATGATGCAATTAttcttattaattattttttaatgtggaCTAGTATATATTACTAGGAGTGGTTAAAATGGTCACCAACCCGCAAGACTGTGTATCTAGGGTAAGGATGTATTTCTTTTGGgttcttttcttccttcaccTCCTTTGGACTTCAAAGATCTCATAAATTTCAATCCTAACCCGGATTTTAATGTATATGTTTCAAGCACCTTAAGAGTTTCTAGAAACACGTGCTAGCTCTTGCACGGGGTGGGTCTTCTAGtagatctctctctttcttcagggtttattttattattatcaatgtTTTGGAAAAATACACAACTCTCCCTATCTTGAATGACCATTCAAATGGCATAGTGATATAGAATAATATGCATCTTAAAAGTACTTCAAAGATACAAGTGATATTAATCAAGAAAGCAGACTGATCAACACTCGAAGTGGAGATTTGGGGTCTACTGAATAGCaaggatttttattatttgtggtCCAGTATTAGCTAGGAGCTAGTTTTATTATCACCTTTTCGGAAAAACTAAAAAGATCTAATAAACACTTATTTTTGGCACGAAAGATTTTAACTTAGTTAtacaagagttcaagtcaatCTAATTAATAGGATGCCAAATTTGGTTGTCAATTTAATTAATAGGGGGCCAAATTTGGTCGTAATTCATTGGTTGATGTAATTTGTGTCAAGTAATTTTATCATAGGACCAACTTAGTCACTTTCTCAAAATTGTGTCGGTCATATTGCACTGAGCAATGCTCCCTCATGACAGTTGCTCGATTTGGtcggttttgagagagagagagagagagttttctatttggattttttttttttttttggggtgaaatGGTTGGATCTAGGATCTTTTAGTGAAAGGGTTCGATCGAGGGTTTTTTGGTTCTAGTCTAGGGttttacatatatacatacatacatacagacatacatatatatatatatatatatatatatatataatgagtttgagtttattTAGTTAAGGGTCTTTTGAGTGAAAGGATTGAGTCTAGGGTTTCAAAATCATCcgtataatttaaatatttcattGTAATCCCCATACAATTTAAAATGTTACAAAAACATTCTTGCATTCAATTAATGGATTGAAAATGCTAATGTAGCAAACAAAAGTGAACTAGGTTATATAAGTGAAATGACATGCAACTTAATTGGCAAGGGAGGTCGAAACTTACACACTTGTACACCATTTTAGCAAAATTTACCACCTCCCCATGGATGCCAATGCCAAGAAGCAATGCTACTTTTCACTACCACTAGCACTAAACCACTAGCACTAATAGAGACAAccaccaacccccccccccccccctccttctCCCTTACCCTTTAAAAACTATATATCACCCTTATGAAGCTCCATTTATCTAAATGGTTGAAACAATTTGAAAACATAGAAACATAGAAACCATAATCTAACCACAACCAAAACATCACAACACATATACCCACATTGCTTAGTCTCTCAGCAATACATGCTCACTCAAGCTTATGAATTTTCAACACAACGAGAAAAGGGCTCCTCATTAACATAGAACTCCAAATTTCACATCTCCTTGCAAGGAAGAAACAAAGAGACACCCATAAATCGTTATGGCCAAAATGAGCAAATGCCCTtttcgcgcaaaaaaaaaaaaaaaaaaaaagcattatgcCCCCTTTCCCAAGAgaggcatttccctaattagtttaggaaatagggcatttgcccttttttttttgcgcgagatgggcatttgcccattttcgccaaATCCTTACTAATAAACCATGCTGAGAATAATCTCTGTCCTCCATAAAGAAAACCCACACAAATTTTCCCAAAATTCAGAAACATAGGTTCCAATTAGATCAATTCTAAGtatatttaacaaaattacataGCTAATTTAATGAGTTATTCTTTTAGTGGTTTGGGGATTTCTTGGCTAGCTCTCATGATGTGGGGGCTCTTAATGGTGAAATGACAATGGAGAGGAGTTTTGGGGACTAGATTTGACGGGACTGACGAACTCATGTTCAGTAGACGACATCACACTCGTCCACCTCAACGAAGCATGGACGAGCACGACGAGCACAAGTAAATCAATAATAAAGAGCACTTAATACCTCAAGTGGTTACCGATTAGATGGCAGACCGTTGGAATCTCATTGAATTCCATAATCATGAGTCCGGAGCGTTACAAGAAAAGCATTAAAACCACAATCAAGGTCCCAACGGCTAGAAACCcccaaaaacaatatatatacgCGATCATTAGAAGCACAGAAGGTACACAACTCCAACAACAGAGAAATATTTTTACACTTCTCATTCTATTCTAAAAAGGATTTCTAAtcactaacttaagcatcggagacGTTGTGGCTAGCACCACACCGGTGTCCACCTCAGAGaagtttctctcattttttagGAACATTGACGAGGTCTTGACATCATCTGGACGAACGTACACGATTGACGAATTaggcttcatcagtttggcgctgTCTATAGGGACGACATTTTTGTACTGAGGTTCGAGAATTTAGTTCCAACCATTCTCAACAATCCAAATGAAGTCTAATTTAGACCCTACGACATTGGCCCTGCAAATCCAAGCACTCATAGCTAGCATGGAAGAACTTACCAGACAAAACCAGGAGATGAGGCAGCGACTCCAGCAAGAGACCAACCGATCTAGAGACAATTAGGAAGACGAGGGGGATAGCTAGAGGTGAAGTTATCAAAGGCCCACCATTCCAGATGAACCTAGCTCAGAACTTATTCAGGAAATGAGGAAGGAAATGTATGAGTTAAGGAATGCtatcaaagaaaaaacagaTCGAAGTATGGATAGGATGGTCAGGACCACGGATTCTCCCTTCACAACAGCAATTCTTGAGTGCCCAGTACCATCAAAGTTCCGCCTGCTTCAACTCGAACAGTTCGACGAGCTTAAGGATCATTTGGACCATCTCAACACTTTCAAGACGACGTAGGGTTTTTAACAACCCCTCGACAAGATAATGTGCTGCTCTTTCCCTACTACTCTCAAAGGGGTTACGAGGGAATGGTTCACAAAGCTACTTGCCTCGTCCATTGACAACTTCAACCAGTTGAGCAGTTCCTTCCTATGCCACTTCGTAGGGGGCAATGCTCGAAGAGGCCAGTAGGCCATTTGCTTACCATCAagtagaaagagaaagagacccGAGGTCTTACGTGAAGCGCTTTACCCACAAGACTTTGGAAGTAAACGAAGCTGATAACAAGGTGCAGTTAACCACCTTTAAAGTTGGATTGAAGTCTAGAGAGTTTGTGGTTTCACTTGCAAAGAATCCTCCTAAGATGATGGCAGAAGTGCTCCTGGAGGTgtagaagtacatgaacgctGAAGATGCTCTAGCCACGATAAAGGACGTGGAAAAAACCAATGACAAAGGAATAAAGGAAGACGATCACAAAGGACGAAAAAGGGAGTGACAAGATCGTCAGTCCAGAGAAGGGAGTAAAAGAAAGGACGAAAAAACTCCTCGAATGgtaaaattcactcctttagttatgcctattgacaaaattttgacgcAGATTAAGGATGAGCACTACCTTAAATGGCCAAGGCCACTACATTCGTCACCCCACGTGCGCGACAAAAAGAAGTATTGCCGGTTCCACAAGGATCATGGCCACTACACCGAGGATTGCAGAGACCTGAAGGAGTAGATAGAGGAACTTCTACGGAAAGGGAAACTGCAAAAGCTTATAAAAAAGGGAGAATCTAGTAGATTCAGGGACGATAGTAAAACTAGCGCGAATCCACGCCAAATGATGAGGATCACACGTCCCAACGACCGCCAAACGTGATAAGAGAGATAAAGACGATCATAGGAGGATCATCCACAGGCGGTTCATTCAAATCTCTCAAGAAAGCATATCAAAGGCAGGTGAATAGCGTCCACCGTATACTCCTGTTTAAGCAGAGACGAACGGACCAAGACATGTTTTTCTCGGAGGATGACATTAGGGGAGTGAAACAGCCTCATGACGACCCCTTGGTCATAATGCTCACAATAGGACACCAGGAGAATCCTCGTGGATAATGGTAGCTCTGCAGATATTATCTACCTCTCCGCTTTTCAGCAGTTGAAGCTAAACCCAGAACGGCTACGCCCATTTGATTCTCCCCTCGTCAGCTTCAGTGGAGACAGGGTATATCCTAAAGGTATAGTGACATTGACGGTCACGGTGGGGACTCACCCGAGGCAACTGACTCGTCAATTGGACTTCCTGGTGGTTGACTGCCCTTCATCATATAATGTGATCATAGGAATGCCTACACTCAACCATTGGAGAGTGGCCACGTCCACCTATTGCTTGAAGGTGAAGTTCCCAACAGAAAATGGTGTCGGAGAGGTGAAGGGAGATCAAGTACTGGCCAGGGAATGTTATCAGGCTATGCTAGCTGCAAAAGAAAACCATACATGGATGATTGAAGAGGAGCAAGAAGATAAAGTGGAAGCCCTAGAGACAGTAAAGCTGGTCAAAGGAGATGCAGCCAAGACGACCAGAATAGGGACGACATTGAGCGTTGAGATGAGGACGAGGCACCTCTAGCTCCTTAGAGAGTACCTGGATATCTTCGcttggagtcacgaggacatgccgggCATATCCCCCAAAGTCATCCAACACAGGCTAAATGTGGATCCCGAGAAGAGGCCTGTCAAGCAAAGACGCCGAGTTTTCACTTTAGAATAGAATCAAGCAATTACAGACGAGGTTAACAAGCTGTTGTCAGCAGGTTTTATTCTAGAAGTTTACTACCCAAATTGGCTCGCCAATGTCGTcttagtgaagaaagcaaatgggaaATAGAAAATGTGCAtggacttcacggacctgaacaaagcttgcccaaaagACAGCTTCCCTCTACCCAAAATAGACCAGCTCGTGGATTCTACAACAGGGCATAAACTGCTGAcgttcatggatgcattctcgAAATACAATCAAATAAAGATGGCTGAAGAAGACCAGGAGAAAATTGCTTTCATCACGAGTCAAGGGCTCTATTGCTATaaagtaatgcctttcggtctgaagaacgcaggggcaacCTACCAGAGGTTAGTAAATAGAATGTTCAGCAAAAAAATTGGGAGAAATATGGAggtatatgtagatgatatgcttGTCAAGTGCAAAGAAGAGCTTGTTCACCTAGACGACCTCAGTGAAACATTCGCCACACTCAAGCAGTACCAAATGAAGTTGAACCCCAGTAAGTGTGCTTTCAGAGTAGCTTtgggaaagtttttgggattcatggtatcccaaagggaGATAGAAGCAAACCCAGAGAAGGTATGAGCCATACTCAACATGACATCGCCAAGGACTATGAAGGAAGTCCAGAAGCTTACAGGCAGAATAGCGGCACTTAATAGGTTCGTCTCGAAAGCGACAGACAAATGCCTACCCTTCTTCAAGACACTAAAGAAAGCCTTTGTTTGGACTGACGAGTGTGAGGCAACATTCCAAGAATCAAGCGTTACTTGAGCAATCCTCCCTTCCTAAGTCCATCCAAGGAGGGGGAAAACCTGTATTTGTATCTCGCGGTATCAGCCACAGCCGTAAGCGCAGCCTTGATTcgagaagaagacaagaaaCAACTCCCAGTGTACTACCTTAGCCAAGCCTTTTAGGGGGTAGAAGCCAAGAACCCGAGAATTGAAAAGATTGCATtcgcattgataatagctttgTGCAAGTTGCGACTGTACTTTCAGGCGAACCCCATTTGGTAATAACGGACCAACCCATTAAAAAGTCCATGAATAGGCCTGAGGCGGCTAAGAGAATGGTCTAGTAGGCAATTGAACTTAGCTAGTTCGACATTGAGTACCACCTTAGGACAACAATTAAGGCACAGGCTTTGGCAGACTTCATTGTCGAGTTCACCCTCCTAGATGAGGATAACCCCTCTGACGACATAGAGCGTTGGACGATACAGACCGACGGTTCATCTGCCTAAAAGAGGGGAGGAGCAGGGGTTGTCATCATCACCCCAGAAGGAGAAATACTTAAATATGGGGTCCAGCTGAAATTCCCGGTCACCAATAACGAAGTTGAGTACGAAGGAATATTGACGGGAAAGCAAAAGAAGCGAGAACATGGTAGGGCAGATAAGACGTTCTCCTCTAGAGTGATTCTAAGTTGGTGATAGGGCAGATAAGAAATGAATATGAAGCAAAGGAAGAGAGAATGCGAAAATACCTCAGGTTGACAAAGCATTTAA is a genomic window containing:
- the LOC142631772 gene encoding NAC domain-containing protein 92, translating into MEESLPPGFRFHPTDEELITYYLTRKVSDLSFTSKAIAVVDLNKCEPWDLPGKASMGEKEWYFFSMRDRKYPTGLRTNRATEAGYWKTTGKDKEIFRAGVLVGMKKTLVFYKGRAPRGEKSNWVMHEYRLENKHPFKSSKEEWVVCRVFQKSAVKKPQQTPSSLPSLESPCDTNSIVNEFGDVELPNLNNIANSSSGFSNISPHSYNSDNNNINMNMNLNMNNWAAVREAAAASLPSLSWPSSLLSSGLSVNSLLLKALQLRNYQPRDATPTSTDYSYMPQGFSHFGSEHLSSNLQASSSKVLESVQQQQSEQPFNMDSMW